The following coding sequences lie in one Helicoverpa zea isolate HzStark_Cry1AcR chromosome 2, ilHelZeax1.1, whole genome shotgun sequence genomic window:
- the LOC124638510 gene encoding ATP-dependent RNA helicase bel isoform X3 has product MSNVTNQNGTGLEQQLAGLDLQPQANKSAGRYIPPHLRRQLQANPSQGRDSGYQNGDSEPQRWSESSERWGASGGGRAASGAGGASSRDVREFNEPPPPRNDRWKEPEPRAEERSNSRWHSDDVRLTSNRRDEVGHESNSNDWTIPLPRDERQELELFGTGNTGINFSKYEDIPVEASGDRVPDFITSFEDVNLTEIMRQNIASARYDKPTPVQKYAIPIVLGRRDVMACAQTGSGKTAAFLVPILNQMYEAGPVKHMGPHIRRKQYPLGLVLAPTRELATQIFDEARKFAYRSRVRPCVVYGGSPIHEQFRELERGCHLLVATPGRLVDMLARGRVALDHCRHLVLDEADRMLDMGFEPQIRKIVESHTMPKTGERQTLMFSATFPKQIQVLAQDFLYNYVFLAVGRVGSTSENITQKVVWVEEMDKRSFLLDLLNASNLLQRARPEEDQLILVFVETKKGADQLEEYLDNLGYPVTSIHGDRTQREREEALRRFRSGQTPILVATAVAARGLDIPHVRHVINFDLPSDVEEYVHRIGRTGRMGNLGVATSFFNDTNRGLARDLVELLVEAKQDVPNWLTSTAADGRLGGGGRRTGSRSGGGRFGGSGSGFGARDFRTQPRQTPRSAGPSTIGSGFGYGGGSYGGNYGGSYGGGGGGSSGGPDWWDS; this is encoded by the exons ATGAGTAATGTTACCAACCAAAATGGAACAGGTCTAGAGCAGCAG CTTGCTGGTCTGGACTTGCAGCCTCAGGCTAATAAGAGTGCTGGCCGCTACATCCCCCCGCATCTGCGCAGGCAGTTGCAGGCCAACCCTTCACAAG GTCGTGATTCAGGATATCAAAATGGCGACTCAGAGCCTCAGCGCTGGTCGGAGTCGTCTGAGCGCTGGGGAGCGtcgggcggcgggcgcgcggccagcggcgcgggcggcgccagCAGCCGCGACGTGCGCGAGTTCAacgagccgccgccgccgcgcaacGACCGCTGGAAGGAGCCCGAGCCGCGCGCTGAGGAGCGCAGCAACTCGCGCTGGCACTCCGATGATGTACGCCTCACGAGCAACCGCAGGGACGAGGTTGGACATGAAAGCAATTCA AATGATTGGACGATCCCGCTACCTCGCGACGAGCGGCAGGAGTTGGAGCTGTTTGGCACTGGCAACACAGGAATTAATTTCTCCAAATACGAGGATATTCCCGTTGAGGCCAGCGGCGATCGCGTCCCAGACTTCATTACCAGC TTTGAGGATGTTAACCTGACGGAAATAATGCGCCAGAATATAGCCTCCGCTCGCTACGACAAGCCGACGCCGGTCCAGAAGTATGCAATCCCGATAGTCCTGGGCAGAAGAGATGTCATGGCGTGCGCACAGACTGGTTCAGGCAAGACGGCCGCATTCCTTGTGCCCATCCTCAATCAGATGTACGAAGCTGGGCCTGTCAAACATATGGG acCGCACATTCGGCGCAAGCAATACCCTCTGGGTTTGGTGTTGGCCCCGACGCGCGAGCTCGCTACACAGATTTTTGATGAGGCTAGAAAATTCGCCTACCGCTCCCGTGTGCGACCATGTGTCGT GTACGGCGGTTCCCCGATACACGAACAGTTCCGCGAGCTGGAGCGCGGCTGCCACCTGCTGGTGGCGACGCCGGGCCGGCTGGTGGACATGCTGGCCCGCGGCCGCGTGGCGCTGGACCACTGCCGGCACCTCGTGCTCGACGAGGCCGACAGAATGCTTGACATGGGTTTCGAACCCCAGATCCGCAAGATCGTCGAGAGCCACACGATGCCAAAGACTGGCGAGCGCCAGACGCTCATGTTCTCTGCGACTTTCCCAAAACAAATCCAGGTGTTAGCACAGGATTTCTTGTATAATTACGTTTTCCTTGCTGTTGGACGCGTTGGTTCCACATCCGAGAATATCACACAGAAG GTGGTATGGGTGGAGGAAATGGACAAGCGTTCTTTCTTGTTGGACTTGCTGAATGCTTCCAACTTGCTGCAGCGTGCGCGCCCTGAAGAGGATCAGCTTATTCTTGTGTTCGTCGAAACCAAGAAAG GTGCTGATCAACTGGAAGAGTACTTGGATAATCTTGGATACCCAGTGACGTCTATCCACGGTGACCGGACACAGCGCGAGCGCGAGGAGGCTCTGCGCCGGTTCCGCTCCGGACAGACCCCGATCCTTGTGGCTACAGCCGTCGCGGCCAGAG GTCTGGACATACCGCACGTGCGTCACGTGATTAACTTTGATTTGCCGTCGGACGTTGAGGAGTAcgtgcaccgcatcggtcgtacCGGCCGTATGGGCAACCTGGGCGTCGCCACGTCCTTCTTCAACGACACCAACCGCGGCCTCGCGCGGGACCTCGTGGAGCTCCTCGTTGAGGCCAAGCAAGATGTGCCTAA CTGGCTGACGAGCACGGCAGCAGACGGGCGGCTGGGCGGCGGTGGCCGGCGCACCGGCAGTCGGTCGGGCGGCGGACGGTTCGGAGGCAGCGGCAGCGGGTTTGGCGCGAGGGACTTCCGTACACAGCCACGCCAGACTCCACGGTCCGCAGGGCCCTCTACTATTGGCTCTG GATTCGGGTACGGCGGCGGGTCGTACGGCGGCAACTACGGCGGGTCgtacggcggcggcggcggcggcagcagCGGCGGCCCCGACTGGTGGGACTCGTAA
- the LOC124638510 gene encoding putative ATP-dependent RNA helicase Pl10 isoform X1, producing the protein MSNVTNQNGTGLEQQLAGLDLQPQANKSAGRYIPPHLRRQLQANPSQGEESKRPSLDARSNDQRDGRSSFGGNSRTYDRGGRRDDRDRDREREYDRGNDSRYPRRDRGRDSGYQNGDSEPQRWSESSERWGASGGGRAASGAGGASSRDVREFNEPPPPRNDRWKEPEPRAEERSNSRWHSDDVRLTSNRRDEVGHESNSNDWTIPLPRDERQELELFGTGNTGINFSKYEDIPVEASGDRVPDFITSFEDVNLTEIMRQNIASARYDKPTPVQKYAIPIVLGRRDVMACAQTGSGKTAAFLVPILNQMYEAGPVKHMGPHIRRKQYPLGLVLAPTRELATQIFDEARKFAYRSRVRPCVVYGGSPIHEQFRELERGCHLLVATPGRLVDMLARGRVALDHCRHLVLDEADRMLDMGFEPQIRKIVESHTMPKTGERQTLMFSATFPKQIQVLAQDFLYNYVFLAVGRVGSTSENITQKVVWVEEMDKRSFLLDLLNASNLLQRARPEEDQLILVFVETKKGADQLEEYLDNLGYPVTSIHGDRTQREREEALRRFRSGQTPILVATAVAARGLDIPHVRHVINFDLPSDVEEYVHRIGRTGRMGNLGVATSFFNDTNRGLARDLVELLVEAKQDVPNWLTSTAADGRLGGGGRRTGSRSGGGRFGGSGSGFGARDFRTQPRQTPRSAGPSTIGSGFGYGGGSYGGNYGGSYGGGGGGSSGGPDWWDS; encoded by the exons ATGAGTAATGTTACCAACCAAAATGGAACAGGTCTAGAGCAGCAG CTTGCTGGTCTGGACTTGCAGCCTCAGGCTAATAAGAGTGCTGGCCGCTACATCCCCCCGCATCTGCGCAGGCAGTTGCAGGCCAACCCTTCACAAG GGGAAGAGTCTAAGCGCCCAAGCTTAGACGCCCGTTCAAACGATCAACGGGACGGCCGTTCATCATTCGGAGGCAACTCTAGAACCTACGACCGTGGTGGTCGGCGCGACGACCGCGACCGTGACCGCGAACGTGAATACGATCGCGGCAACGACTCGCGATACCCGCGCAGGGACCGCG GTCGTGATTCAGGATATCAAAATGGCGACTCAGAGCCTCAGCGCTGGTCGGAGTCGTCTGAGCGCTGGGGAGCGtcgggcggcgggcgcgcggccagcggcgcgggcggcgccagCAGCCGCGACGTGCGCGAGTTCAacgagccgccgccgccgcgcaacGACCGCTGGAAGGAGCCCGAGCCGCGCGCTGAGGAGCGCAGCAACTCGCGCTGGCACTCCGATGATGTACGCCTCACGAGCAACCGCAGGGACGAGGTTGGACATGAAAGCAATTCA AATGATTGGACGATCCCGCTACCTCGCGACGAGCGGCAGGAGTTGGAGCTGTTTGGCACTGGCAACACAGGAATTAATTTCTCCAAATACGAGGATATTCCCGTTGAGGCCAGCGGCGATCGCGTCCCAGACTTCATTACCAGC TTTGAGGATGTTAACCTGACGGAAATAATGCGCCAGAATATAGCCTCCGCTCGCTACGACAAGCCGACGCCGGTCCAGAAGTATGCAATCCCGATAGTCCTGGGCAGAAGAGATGTCATGGCGTGCGCACAGACTGGTTCAGGCAAGACGGCCGCATTCCTTGTGCCCATCCTCAATCAGATGTACGAAGCTGGGCCTGTCAAACATATGGG acCGCACATTCGGCGCAAGCAATACCCTCTGGGTTTGGTGTTGGCCCCGACGCGCGAGCTCGCTACACAGATTTTTGATGAGGCTAGAAAATTCGCCTACCGCTCCCGTGTGCGACCATGTGTCGT GTACGGCGGTTCCCCGATACACGAACAGTTCCGCGAGCTGGAGCGCGGCTGCCACCTGCTGGTGGCGACGCCGGGCCGGCTGGTGGACATGCTGGCCCGCGGCCGCGTGGCGCTGGACCACTGCCGGCACCTCGTGCTCGACGAGGCCGACAGAATGCTTGACATGGGTTTCGAACCCCAGATCCGCAAGATCGTCGAGAGCCACACGATGCCAAAGACTGGCGAGCGCCAGACGCTCATGTTCTCTGCGACTTTCCCAAAACAAATCCAGGTGTTAGCACAGGATTTCTTGTATAATTACGTTTTCCTTGCTGTTGGACGCGTTGGTTCCACATCCGAGAATATCACACAGAAG GTGGTATGGGTGGAGGAAATGGACAAGCGTTCTTTCTTGTTGGACTTGCTGAATGCTTCCAACTTGCTGCAGCGTGCGCGCCCTGAAGAGGATCAGCTTATTCTTGTGTTCGTCGAAACCAAGAAAG GTGCTGATCAACTGGAAGAGTACTTGGATAATCTTGGATACCCAGTGACGTCTATCCACGGTGACCGGACACAGCGCGAGCGCGAGGAGGCTCTGCGCCGGTTCCGCTCCGGACAGACCCCGATCCTTGTGGCTACAGCCGTCGCGGCCAGAG GTCTGGACATACCGCACGTGCGTCACGTGATTAACTTTGATTTGCCGTCGGACGTTGAGGAGTAcgtgcaccgcatcggtcgtacCGGCCGTATGGGCAACCTGGGCGTCGCCACGTCCTTCTTCAACGACACCAACCGCGGCCTCGCGCGGGACCTCGTGGAGCTCCTCGTTGAGGCCAAGCAAGATGTGCCTAA CTGGCTGACGAGCACGGCAGCAGACGGGCGGCTGGGCGGCGGTGGCCGGCGCACCGGCAGTCGGTCGGGCGGCGGACGGTTCGGAGGCAGCGGCAGCGGGTTTGGCGCGAGGGACTTCCGTACACAGCCACGCCAGACTCCACGGTCCGCAGGGCCCTCTACTATTGGCTCTG GATTCGGGTACGGCGGCGGGTCGTACGGCGGCAACTACGGCGGGTCgtacggcggcggcggcggcggcagcagCGGCGGCCCCGACTGGTGGGACTCGTAA
- the LOC124638510 gene encoding putative ATP-dependent RNA helicase Pl10 isoform X2, translating into MSNVTNQNGTGLEQQLAGLDLQPQANKSAGRYIPPHLRRQLQANPSQGEESKRPSLDARSNDQRDGRSSFGGNSRTYDRGGRRDDRDRDREREYDRGNDSRYPRRDRGRDSGYQNGDSEPQRWSESSERWGASGGGRAASGAGGASSRDVREFNEPPPPRNDRWKEPEPRAEERSNSRWHSDDVRLTSNRRDENDWTIPLPRDERQELELFGTGNTGINFSKYEDIPVEASGDRVPDFITSFEDVNLTEIMRQNIASARYDKPTPVQKYAIPIVLGRRDVMACAQTGSGKTAAFLVPILNQMYEAGPVKHMGPHIRRKQYPLGLVLAPTRELATQIFDEARKFAYRSRVRPCVVYGGSPIHEQFRELERGCHLLVATPGRLVDMLARGRVALDHCRHLVLDEADRMLDMGFEPQIRKIVESHTMPKTGERQTLMFSATFPKQIQVLAQDFLYNYVFLAVGRVGSTSENITQKVVWVEEMDKRSFLLDLLNASNLLQRARPEEDQLILVFVETKKGADQLEEYLDNLGYPVTSIHGDRTQREREEALRRFRSGQTPILVATAVAARGLDIPHVRHVINFDLPSDVEEYVHRIGRTGRMGNLGVATSFFNDTNRGLARDLVELLVEAKQDVPNWLTSTAADGRLGGGGRRTGSRSGGGRFGGSGSGFGARDFRTQPRQTPRSAGPSTIGSGFGYGGGSYGGNYGGSYGGGGGGSSGGPDWWDS; encoded by the exons ATGAGTAATGTTACCAACCAAAATGGAACAGGTCTAGAGCAGCAG CTTGCTGGTCTGGACTTGCAGCCTCAGGCTAATAAGAGTGCTGGCCGCTACATCCCCCCGCATCTGCGCAGGCAGTTGCAGGCCAACCCTTCACAAG GGGAAGAGTCTAAGCGCCCAAGCTTAGACGCCCGTTCAAACGATCAACGGGACGGCCGTTCATCATTCGGAGGCAACTCTAGAACCTACGACCGTGGTGGTCGGCGCGACGACCGCGACCGTGACCGCGAACGTGAATACGATCGCGGCAACGACTCGCGATACCCGCGCAGGGACCGCG GTCGTGATTCAGGATATCAAAATGGCGACTCAGAGCCTCAGCGCTGGTCGGAGTCGTCTGAGCGCTGGGGAGCGtcgggcggcgggcgcgcggccagcggcgcgggcggcgccagCAGCCGCGACGTGCGCGAGTTCAacgagccgccgccgccgcgcaacGACCGCTGGAAGGAGCCCGAGCCGCGCGCTGAGGAGCGCAGCAACTCGCGCTGGCACTCCGATGATGTACGCCTCACGAGCAACCGCAGGGACGAG AATGATTGGACGATCCCGCTACCTCGCGACGAGCGGCAGGAGTTGGAGCTGTTTGGCACTGGCAACACAGGAATTAATTTCTCCAAATACGAGGATATTCCCGTTGAGGCCAGCGGCGATCGCGTCCCAGACTTCATTACCAGC TTTGAGGATGTTAACCTGACGGAAATAATGCGCCAGAATATAGCCTCCGCTCGCTACGACAAGCCGACGCCGGTCCAGAAGTATGCAATCCCGATAGTCCTGGGCAGAAGAGATGTCATGGCGTGCGCACAGACTGGTTCAGGCAAGACGGCCGCATTCCTTGTGCCCATCCTCAATCAGATGTACGAAGCTGGGCCTGTCAAACATATGGG acCGCACATTCGGCGCAAGCAATACCCTCTGGGTTTGGTGTTGGCCCCGACGCGCGAGCTCGCTACACAGATTTTTGATGAGGCTAGAAAATTCGCCTACCGCTCCCGTGTGCGACCATGTGTCGT GTACGGCGGTTCCCCGATACACGAACAGTTCCGCGAGCTGGAGCGCGGCTGCCACCTGCTGGTGGCGACGCCGGGCCGGCTGGTGGACATGCTGGCCCGCGGCCGCGTGGCGCTGGACCACTGCCGGCACCTCGTGCTCGACGAGGCCGACAGAATGCTTGACATGGGTTTCGAACCCCAGATCCGCAAGATCGTCGAGAGCCACACGATGCCAAAGACTGGCGAGCGCCAGACGCTCATGTTCTCTGCGACTTTCCCAAAACAAATCCAGGTGTTAGCACAGGATTTCTTGTATAATTACGTTTTCCTTGCTGTTGGACGCGTTGGTTCCACATCCGAGAATATCACACAGAAG GTGGTATGGGTGGAGGAAATGGACAAGCGTTCTTTCTTGTTGGACTTGCTGAATGCTTCCAACTTGCTGCAGCGTGCGCGCCCTGAAGAGGATCAGCTTATTCTTGTGTTCGTCGAAACCAAGAAAG GTGCTGATCAACTGGAAGAGTACTTGGATAATCTTGGATACCCAGTGACGTCTATCCACGGTGACCGGACACAGCGCGAGCGCGAGGAGGCTCTGCGCCGGTTCCGCTCCGGACAGACCCCGATCCTTGTGGCTACAGCCGTCGCGGCCAGAG GTCTGGACATACCGCACGTGCGTCACGTGATTAACTTTGATTTGCCGTCGGACGTTGAGGAGTAcgtgcaccgcatcggtcgtacCGGCCGTATGGGCAACCTGGGCGTCGCCACGTCCTTCTTCAACGACACCAACCGCGGCCTCGCGCGGGACCTCGTGGAGCTCCTCGTTGAGGCCAAGCAAGATGTGCCTAA CTGGCTGACGAGCACGGCAGCAGACGGGCGGCTGGGCGGCGGTGGCCGGCGCACCGGCAGTCGGTCGGGCGGCGGACGGTTCGGAGGCAGCGGCAGCGGGTTTGGCGCGAGGGACTTCCGTACACAGCCACGCCAGACTCCACGGTCCGCAGGGCCCTCTACTATTGGCTCTG GATTCGGGTACGGCGGCGGGTCGTACGGCGGCAACTACGGCGGGTCgtacggcggcggcggcggcggcagcagCGGCGGCCCCGACTGGTGGGACTCGTAA